In Helicobacter ibis, one genomic interval encodes:
- the rplA gene encoding 50S ribosomal protein L1, which translates to MAKKLTKRMQNLLNKVDCKKIYDITTASASVKSLASAKFDETVEIALNLGVDPRHADQMIRGAVVLPNGTGKSVRVAVFAKGSKADEAKAAGADVVGDDDLAEQIKGGDLNFDMVIATPDMMALVGKVGRILGPKGLMPNPKTGTVTMDISKAVSNAKSGQVNYRVDKKGIIHAPVGKASFDAKKLEENIIALVKNINKQKPATAKGKYIKNATLSLTMSPSLMLDIQELADMK; encoded by the coding sequence ATGGCAAAAAAATTAACAAAAAGAATGCAAAATCTTCTAAATAAAGTTGATTGCAAGAAAATATACGATATCACAACCGCCTCTGCATCAGTAAAGTCTCTAGCTTCTGCAAAGTTTGATGAAACTGTAGAGATTGCGTTAAACCTTGGTGTTGATCCAAGACATGCTGATCAGATGATTCGTGGTGCTGTTGTTTTACCTAATGGGACAGGTAAAAGTGTGCGTGTAGCAGTATTTGCAAAAGGTTCTAAAGCTGATGAAGCTAAAGCTGCTGGTGCTGATGTTGTTGGTGATGATGATTTAGCAGAGCAAATCAAAGGTGGAGATTTGAACTTTGATATGGTAATTGCAACACCAGATATGATGGCATTAGTTGGTAAAGTAGGTAGAATCTTAGGACCAAAGGGATTAATGCCAAATCCAAAAACTGGCACAGTTACAATGGATATTTCAAAAGCTGTTAGTAATGCAAAAAGTGGTCAAGTAAATTATCGTGTAGATAAAAAAGGTATCATTCATGCACCTGTTGGTAAGGCTAGTTTTGATGCTAAAAAGCTAGAAGAAAACATTATAGCACTTGTTAAAAATATTAATAAGCAAAAACCAGCAACAGCTAAGGGAAAATATATCAAAAATGCAACTTTATCACTAACGATGAGTCCCTCATTGATGCTCGATATTCAAGAGCTTGCTGATATGAAATAA
- the rplJ gene encoding 50S ribosomal protein L10, with protein sequence MTKAEKTALIEKLAGEFKASNAIIVCDYKGLSVRELESLRASAREKSAKVQVIKNTLASIALKQVGIEDLELKENNIFVWSEDQISLAKAVCKFSDSVGGKLVIKSGYFEGSCVDSKHIEAVSKLPSKEELIGMLLSVWTAPARYFVTGLDNLRKQKEEQ encoded by the coding sequence ATGACAAAAGCAGAAAAAACGGCGTTAATTGAAAAATTAGCTGGTGAGTTTAAAGCTTCAAATGCAATTATTGTTTGTGATTATAAAGGCTTAAGTGTTAGAGAGCTTGAATCTCTAAGAGCTAGTGCTAGAGAAAAGAGTGCAAAAGTTCAAGTTATCAAAAACACATTAGCTTCTATTGCGTTAAAGCAAGTTGGAATCGAAGACTTAGAACTTAAAGAAAACAATATATTTGTTTGGAGTGAAGATCAAATTTCATTAGCAAAAGCAGTTTGCAAGTTTTCAGATTCTGTTGGTGGTAAGCTAGTAATAAAATCTGGATATTTTGAAGGAAGTTGTGTAGATTCAAAACACATCGAAGCAGTTTCTAAACTACCTTCTAAAGAAGAGCTTATTGGTATGTTGCTATCTGTATGGACTGCACCGGCGAGATATTTTGTTACTGGACTTGATAATTTAAGAAAACAAAAAGAAGAACAATAA
- the rplL gene encoding 50S ribosomal protein L7/L12: MAITKEDVLEYIGNLSVMELSELVKAFEEKFGVSAAPTVVAGAAAAGGGAASEEKTEFDIILTDSGDKKINVIKVVREVTGLGLKEAKDAVEQTPFTVKEGVKKEDADAIKAKFEEAGAKVDIK, translated from the coding sequence ATGGCAATCACAAAAGAAGATGTTTTAGAATACATTGGTAACCTTTCTGTAATGGAACTTTCAGAGCTTGTAAAGGCTTTTGAAGAGAAATTTGGCGTTTCTGCTGCTCCTACTGTTGTAGCAGGTGCTGCGGCTGCAGGCGGTGGTGCTGCTTCTGAAGAAAAAACAGAGTTCGACATTATCCTTACAGATAGTGGAGATAAGAAAATCAATGTAATTAAAGTAGTAAGAGAAGTTACAGGACTTGGCTTAAAAGAAGCAAAAGACGCAGTTGAGCAAACTCCATTTACGGTTAAAGAGGGAGTTAAAAAAGAAGATGCTGATGCTATCAAAGCTAAATTTGAAGAAGCAGGTGCAAAAGTCGATATTAAATAA
- a CDS encoding DNA-directed RNA polymerase subunit beta/beta' — translation MPVNLKSGNRLRVDFTKIPQNIGVPNLLQLQRNSYDTFLVAKDGGESGIEKVFKSIFPIHDTQNRISLEYAGCEYGKPRYTVREAMERGLTYSIPLKIKIRLVLWERDEKTGEKLGIKDIKEQSIFVREIPLMTDRTSFIINGVERVVVNQLHRSPGVIFKEEASTISNKLVYMGQIIPDRGSWLYFEYDAKDILYVRVNKRRKVPVTILFRALGYSKQDILKIFYPLLEIKAKGGKYLISFDPNEFVGRVEFDIKDAKGNLLIAAGKRLTAKKAKALQDDKINMIEYPGDILVNRYLAKPIVDKNGEVIFDALTLMDESKLKKLAELGINDFVIANDLANGVDSSIINSFIADAESLKLLKQTEKIENENDLAMIRIYKVMRPGEPVTKEAAKQFIQQLFFDPERYDLTPVGRMKMNHKLDLSVPEYVTVLTHEDIIKTVRYLMHVKNGQGRIDDRDHLGNRRIRSIGELLANELHMGLVKMQKVIRDKLSTISTGLEELMPHDLVNSKMITSTILEFFTGGQLSQFMDQTNPLSEVTHKRRLSALGEGGLVKERAGFEVRDVHPTHYGRICPIETPEGQNIGLINTLSTYAKVNELGFIEAPYRKVVDKKVTDEIVYLTATQEEGAVIAPASTILTSDNMIKEDIVEVRKDGEIILMESSKVDLIDLSPRMVVGVAASLIPFLEHDDANRALMGSNMQRQAVPLLRPSAPVVGTGIEKIVSRDSWEAIKASRGGVVEKIDAKNIYILGEDENGAFIDHYSLQKNLRTNQNTSFSQIPIVKAGDVVKAGDVIADGPNMDQGELALGKNIRVAFMPWNGYNFEDAIVVSEKLIRNDAFTSIHIYEKEIEARELKHGVEEITRDIPNIREEELAHLDDSGIVKIGTYVSGGMILVGKASPKGEVKPTPEERLLRAIFGEKAGHVVNKSLYCPPSLEGTVIDVKIFTKKGYDKDKRAIDAYESEKAKLDLEHHDKLLMLDREESLRIGFILSKEKLTSNAKIGDVEYKKGKIIPKEELEKVNRFAMATLIKSYPKEIQSKYETIKANFLEQKKTLSQEHEEKLAVIEKDDILPSGVVKLVKIYVATKRKLKVGDKMAGRHGNKGIVSNIVPEVDMPYTKDGRPVEIVLNPLGVPSRMNIGQILEVHLGLVGKQLGDQISAVFENEKSKWVGLLKSKMQEIADTSGMKDTKKFIESLSDDELIEYARDWSKGVKFATPVFEGVNEQEFKKLFALAKIDSDGKTELYDGRTGEKMIERVNVGYMYMLKLHHLVDEKVHARSTGPYSLVTQQPVGGKALFGGQRFGEMEVWALEAYGAAHTLKEMLTIKSDDVEGRVKAYKAITRGEAVKESEIPETFYVLTKELQSLALDVNVFVKNKDGINEPVVIKENERPRDFNAFQLLLASPEKIKSWSNGEVKKPETINYRTLKPERDGLFCAKIFGPVRDYECLCGKYKKMRYKGVVCEKCGVEVTSSKVRRSRMGHIELVTPVAHIWYVNSLPSRIGTLLGVKMKDLERVLYYEAYIVKEPGEAFYDNEGTKPVAKYDVLNEEQYQSLSQRFEHAGFVAQMGGEAVKELLEGLDLVDLIAELKEAIKATSSEAKKKTIIKRLKVVESFVVSGEQNRPEWMMLTILPVLPPDLRPLVALDGGKFAVSDVNDLYRRVINRNQRLKRLIELDAPEIIVRNEKRMLQESVDALFDNGRNANAVKGANKRPLKSLSEIIKGKQGRFRQNLLGKRVDFSGRSVIVVGPNLKMDECGLPKNMALELFKPHILAKLEEKGYATTLKQAKKMIEQKSNEVWECLQEIVASYPVILNRAPTLHKQSIQAFHPRLIDGKAIQLHPLVCAAFNADFDGDQMAVHVPLSQEAITECKLLMLSSMNILLPASGKAVTVPSQDMILGLYYLSLEKEDVKGEHKLFSNIDQIYIALESGVVDISAKIRAFCDGRIINTTIGRMILKSVLPDFVPVNLWNKVLKKKDIATLIDYVYKEGGVGITASFLDDLKNLGFKYATKAGISISADDIIVPSDKNKVIEATKKKINEIQSQFSSGLLTEQERYNKIIDVWTDTNNSLGNSMMKLIENDKAGFNSIYMMADSGARGSAGQIRQLSAMRGLMAKPDGTIIETPITSNFKEGLNVLEYFISTHGARKGLADTALKTANAGYLTRKLIDVSQNVKIVMEDCGTNEGIEITDIAVGSELIEELEERIFGRVVAENVIDPITNEVLIAEGVMIDEEKAKRAKEAGVKSVVIRTPVTCKAEKGVCAKCYGLNLGEARISKVGEAVGVVAAQSIGEPGTQLTLRTFHVGGTASRSQEERQVVTNKEGFIRYYNVKTYKNREGKTIVSNRRNAAILLVEPKIKAPFEGELKVDVIYDEVIVSVIGKKQTAKYVLRKSDVAKPNELAGVTGNIEGKYYIPYASGHYVRDEGSIVDIIKDSWNIPHRISYASELKVNDNDPIVQKIYAKADGVVKYYYLHGDHLERYHDVKEGAKVNEKGLFAVIADEYDQEATRHYIARDSIIELGDNSKVSRDALIARPEVDEHVVIADWDPYSNPIIAEEKGTIKFEDIIPGITVSEQTDELTGQTRLVVNEYIASAYKPTLVLSTGNGGLIRYALEPKTAIFINDGAKVEMADILAKTPKALVKSKDITGGLPRVSELFEARKPKDPAVLAEIDGVVNFGKPIRGKERLVITASDGRSVEYMIDKSKQILVHEGEFIHAGEALTDGVVASQDILRIGGEKELYKYIVSEVQQVYRRQGVSIADKHIEIIVSQMLRQVRIYDSGNTKFIEGDLVSKRHFREENARIIKMGGIPAIAEPVLLGITRAAIGSDSVISAASFQETTKVLTEASIAAKTDCLEDLKENIVLGRMIPVGTGIYKDQKIKIKEN, via the coding sequence ATGCCAGTAAATTTAAAATCAGGAAACAGACTAAGAGTAGATTTCACAAAGATTCCTCAAAATATAGGAGTTCCAAATTTATTACAACTTCAAAGAAATAGTTATGATACTTTTTTGGTGGCTAAAGATGGCGGAGAATCTGGAATTGAAAAGGTATTTAAATCAATATTTCCTATACATGATACACAAAATCGTATAAGCTTAGAGTATGCTGGGTGTGAATATGGTAAGCCTAGATATACGGTTAGAGAAGCTATGGAGAGGGGACTTACATATTCTATTCCATTAAAAATCAAAATAAGATTAGTGCTTTGGGAGAGAGATGAGAAAACGGGCGAAAAACTAGGAATCAAAGATATTAAAGAGCAAAGCATATTTGTAAGAGAGATTCCTCTAATGACAGATAGGACTAGCTTTATTATTAATGGTGTTGAGAGGGTTGTTGTAAATCAGCTACATAGAAGTCCGGGCGTTATATTCAAAGAAGAAGCTTCAACAATATCAAACAAACTTGTTTATATGGGACAAATAATACCAGATAGAGGATCGTGGCTATATTTTGAATATGATGCAAAAGACATATTATATGTTAGGGTTAATAAAAGAAGAAAAGTGCCAGTAACGATTCTATTTAGGGCATTGGGATATTCTAAGCAAGATATTTTAAAGATATTCTACCCTCTATTAGAAATCAAGGCAAAAGGTGGCAAGTATCTAATTTCATTTGATCCAAATGAATTTGTAGGTCGTGTTGAGTTTGATATTAAAGATGCTAAAGGGAATCTTTTAATTGCTGCAGGCAAAAGATTGACTGCTAAGAAAGCAAAAGCTTTACAAGATGACAAAATAAATATGATAGAGTATCCTGGTGATATCTTGGTAAATAGATACTTAGCAAAGCCTATTGTTGATAAAAATGGAGAAGTAATTTTTGATGCTCTAACTTTAATGGATGAAAGTAAGCTTAAAAAATTAGCCGAGCTTGGTATTAATGACTTTGTAATTGCAAATGACTTGGCAAATGGAGTTGATTCTTCTATTATTAATTCATTTATAGCAGATGCAGAATCTTTGAAGCTTTTAAAGCAAACAGAAAAGATAGAAAATGAAAATGATCTAGCTATGATAAGAATCTACAAGGTTATGAGGCCGGGTGAGCCTGTAACCAAAGAAGCAGCAAAGCAATTTATTCAGCAACTATTCTTTGATCCAGAAAGATATGATCTAACACCCGTTGGTAGAATGAAGATGAATCATAAGCTTGATTTGAGCGTCCCAGAATATGTAACAGTTCTAACTCATGAGGATATAATTAAGACGGTTAGATATTTAATGCATGTAAAAAATGGTCAAGGTAGAATTGATGATAGAGATCATTTAGGTAATAGAAGAATTAGATCTATTGGTGAGCTTTTGGCCAATGAGCTTCACATGGGCTTGGTTAAAATGCAAAAAGTAATAAGAGATAAACTCTCTACAATAAGTACTGGATTAGAAGAGCTCATGCCTCATGATTTAGTAAATTCTAAAATGATAACAAGTACTATTTTGGAGTTTTTCACAGGTGGGCAACTATCTCAATTTATGGATCAGACAAATCCGCTATCAGAGGTAACTCATAAAAGAAGACTTTCCGCACTTGGCGAGGGTGGATTAGTAAAAGAGAGAGCAGGATTTGAGGTAAGAGATGTGCATCCTACTCATTATGGGAGAATCTGTCCTATTGAAACACCAGAAGGTCAAAACATTGGTTTGATTAATACTCTATCGACTTATGCTAAAGTAAATGAATTAGGTTTCATAGAAGCTCCTTATAGAAAAGTTGTTGATAAAAAAGTAACTGATGAGATTGTATATCTTACAGCTACACAAGAAGAAGGTGCTGTAATCGCTCCTGCTAGCACAATCTTAACTAGTGATAATATGATCAAAGAAGATATAGTAGAAGTAAGAAAAGATGGCGAAATTATTCTTATGGAATCTTCAAAAGTTGATTTAATTGACCTTAGCCCTAGAATGGTGGTTGGTGTTGCAGCAAGCCTTATTCCTTTCTTAGAGCATGATGATGCTAACAGGGCTTTGATGGGTTCTAACATGCAACGACAAGCTGTGCCTCTTTTGCGCCCTAGTGCTCCAGTTGTTGGAACAGGTATAGAAAAGATTGTTTCAAGAGATTCGTGGGAAGCTATCAAAGCTAGTAGAGGTGGTGTGGTAGAGAAAATAGATGCAAAGAATATCTATATCTTAGGTGAAGATGAAAATGGTGCATTTATTGATCATTATTCATTGCAAAAGAATCTAAGAACAAATCAAAACACTTCATTCTCTCAAATTCCTATAGTAAAGGCAGGAGATGTCGTAAAGGCAGGAGATGTAATAGCAGATGGTCCAAACATGGATCAAGGAGAATTAGCACTTGGTAAAAATATCCGTGTGGCCTTTATGCCTTGGAATGGATATAACTTTGAAGATGCCATTGTTGTAAGTGAGAAATTAATAAGAAATGATGCATTCACTTCGATTCATATCTATGAAAAAGAAATTGAAGCAAGAGAACTAAAGCATGGTGTAGAAGAAATTACAAGAGATATACCAAATATAAGAGAAGAAGAGTTAGCCCATCTTGATGATAGTGGTATAGTAAAAATTGGAACTTATGTAAGTGGCGGTATGATTCTAGTTGGTAAAGCTTCTCCAAAAGGAGAAGTAAAGCCAACTCCAGAGGAAAGATTGCTTAGGGCTATCTTTGGCGAGAAAGCAGGTCATGTTGTAAATAAATCTCTCTATTGTCCTCCAAGTTTAGAAGGAACCGTAATAGATGTAAAGATATTTACTAAAAAAGGCTATGACAAGGATAAAAGAGCAATTGATGCCTATGAATCTGAAAAGGCTAAACTTGACTTAGAACACCATGATAAACTGCTTATGTTAGATAGAGAAGAGAGTTTAAGAATAGGATTTATACTATCTAAAGAAAAGCTAACTTCAAATGCGAAAATAGGTGATGTAGAGTATAAAAAAGGCAAAATAATTCCAAAAGAAGAGTTAGAAAAAGTCAATAGATTTGCTATGGCTACTTTGATTAAAAGTTATCCAAAAGAGATTCAAAGTAAATATGAAACAATAAAAGCAAATTTCTTGGAGCAAAAAAAGACACTAAGCCAAGAGCATGAAGAAAAACTAGCTGTAATAGAAAAAGATGATATTCTGCCAAGTGGAGTTGTGAAGCTTGTTAAAATCTATGTTGCAACAAAGAGGAAGCTAAAAGTTGGTGATAAAATGGCAGGAAGACATGGCAATAAAGGTATCGTGTCCAATATTGTCCCTGAAGTGGATATGCCCTATACAAAAGATGGTCGCCCTGTTGAGATAGTACTAAATCCTCTAGGTGTTCCTAGTCGTATGAATATAGGGCAGATTTTAGAGGTGCATTTGGGATTGGTAGGTAAGCAATTAGGAGATCAAATAAGTGCGGTCTTTGAGAATGAAAAAAGCAAGTGGGTTGGTCTTCTAAAATCTAAAATGCAAGAAATCGCAGATACATCTGGCATGAAAGATACAAAGAAATTCATTGAATCTTTAAGCGATGATGAATTAATCGAGTATGCTAGAGATTGGAGTAAAGGTGTTAAGTTTGCTACTCCTGTGTTTGAAGGTGTAAATGAGCAAGAATTCAAAAAGCTATTTGCATTAGCCAAGATAGATTCTGATGGTAAGACAGAGTTGTATGATGGTAGAACCGGCGAAAAAATGATCGAAAGAGTAAATGTCGGATATATGTATATGTTGAAACTTCACCACTTAGTAGATGAGAAAGTTCATGCAAGAAGCACTGGTCCTTATAGTCTTGTTACCCAACAACCAGTTGGTGGTAAGGCGCTATTTGGTGGTCAGAGATTCGGTGAGATGGAAGTGTGGGCTTTAGAGGCTTATGGTGCTGCACACACTCTAAAAGAAATGCTTACTATAAAGTCCGATGATGTAGAAGGAAGGGTAAAAGCATATAAAGCAATCACAAGAGGTGAGGCAGTAAAAGAATCTGAAATTCCAGAGACATTCTATGTTCTAACTAAAGAACTGCAAAGTTTAGCATTAGATGTAAATGTGTTTGTAAAAAACAAAGATGGAATAAATGAACCAGTAGTTATAAAAGAAAATGAAAGACCACGAGACTTTAATGCATTCCAGCTTCTACTTGCTAGTCCAGAGAAAATCAAAAGTTGGAGTAATGGTGAGGTTAAAAAGCCAGAGACAATTAATTATAGGACCCTAAAGCCAGAAAGAGATGGATTGTTTTGTGCAAAAATATTTGGTCCCGTAAGAGATTATGAATGTCTATGTGGCAAATATAAAAAAATGCGTTATAAAGGTGTAGTGTGTGAAAAATGTGGTGTAGAAGTAACAAGCTCTAAGGTCAGAAGATCTAGAATGGGGCATATTGAGCTTGTAACTCCGGTTGCACACATTTGGTATGTAAATTCTTTGCCAAGTAGAATTGGAACTCTTCTTGGTGTAAAAATGAAAGACTTAGAAAGAGTGCTTTATTATGAAGCATATATTGTAAAAGAACCCGGAGAGGCATTCTATGATAATGAAGGAACAAAGCCGGTTGCTAAGTATGATGTATTAAACGAAGAACAATACCAAAGCCTTTCTCAAAGATTCGAACATGCTGGATTTGTAGCACAAATGGGTGGAGAAGCTGTTAAGGAATTGTTAGAAGGGCTAGATTTGGTTGATTTAATAGCGGAGCTAAAAGAGGCTATAAAAGCAACAAGTTCTGAAGCGAAAAAGAAGACAATAATTAAGAGACTAAAAGTTGTAGAAAGCTTTGTAGTATCAGGTGAGCAAAACCGCCCAGAATGGATGATGCTAACAATACTACCAGTTCTTCCACCAGATTTAAGACCGCTTGTAGCGCTAGATGGCGGTAAATTTGCTGTAAGTGATGTAAATGATCTTTATAGAAGAGTTATAAATAGAAACCAAAGATTAAAGCGTTTAATCGAGCTTGATGCACCAGAGATTATCGTTAGAAACGAAAAAAGAATGCTTCAAGAATCTGTAGATGCACTATTTGATAATGGCAGAAATGCAAATGCTGTTAAAGGAGCGAATAAACGCCCACTTAAATCACTATCAGAGATTATTAAAGGTAAGCAAGGAAGGTTTAGACAAAACTTACTTGGTAAGAGAGTTGATTTCTCTGGGCGTTCTGTAATTGTTGTAGGACCGAATTTAAAAATGGACGAGTGTGGATTGCCTAAAAATATGGCTTTAGAATTATTTAAGCCACATATTCTAGCCAAGTTAGAGGAGAAGGGCTATGCTACAACTCTAAAACAAGCTAAAAAAATGATCGAGCAAAAGAGCAATGAAGTGTGGGAGTGTCTGCAAGAAATAGTAGCAAGTTATCCTGTGATTTTAAATCGTGCTCCAACATTGCATAAGCAGTCGATTCAAGCTTTCCACCCAAGACTTATAGATGGTAAGGCTATACAATTACATCCGCTTGTTTGTGCTGCATTTAACGCAGACTTTGACGGGGATCAAATGGCTGTGCATGTTCCACTTTCGCAAGAAGCAATTACAGAGTGTAAGCTATTAATGCTAAGCTCTATGAATATCTTGCTTCCAGCAAGTGGTAAGGCAGTAACTGTTCCTAGTCAAGATATGATTTTAGGACTTTACTATCTATCTTTAGAAAAAGAAGATGTAAAAGGTGAGCATAAATTGTTCTCAAATATAGACCAAATATACATTGCACTAGAATCTGGTGTGGTTGATATTAGTGCTAAGATTAGAGCATTTTGTGATGGAAGAATCATAAACACAACAATTGGTAGAATGATTCTAAAATCAGTGTTGCCTGACTTTGTGCCTGTAAATTTGTGGAATAAGGTATTAAAGAAAAAAGATATTGCAACTTTAATTGACTATGTGTATAAAGAAGGTGGAGTTGGTATTACGGCTAGTTTCTTAGATGATTTAAAGAATCTAGGATTCAAATATGCGACAAAAGCAGGTATTTCAATTTCTGCAGATGATATTATCGTGCCATCTGATAAGAATAAAGTAATAGAAGCAACTAAGAAAAAGATAAATGAGATTCAAAGTCAGTTTAGTTCTGGTTTATTAACAGAGCAAGAAAGATATAACAAAATCATCGATGTTTGGACAGATACAAACAACTCTCTTGGTAATTCTATGATGAAGCTTATTGAGAATGATAAAGCAGGATTTAACTCCATTTATATGATGGCAGATTCCGGTGCTAGAGGTAGCGCAGGACAAATTAGGCAGCTTTCAGCCATGAGAGGTCTAATGGCAAAGCCTGATGGAACTATTATTGAAACGCCTATCACTTCTAACTTTAAAGAGGGGCTTAATGTGCTAGAGTATTTCATCTCTACACACGGAGCAAGAAAGGGTCTAGCAGATACAGCACTTAAGACTGCAAATGCTGGTTATCTAACAAGAAAGCTAATTGATGTTAGTCAAAATGTAAAAATTGTAATGGAAGATTGTGGGACAAACGAGGGTATCGAAATTACAGATATAGCAGTTGGTAGTGAGCTAATTGAAGAATTAGAAGAGAGAATTTTTGGTAGGGTTGTAGCAGAAAATGTAATTGACCCTATTACCAATGAAGTTCTAATTGCTGAAGGCGTTATGATAGATGAAGAAAAGGCTAAGAGAGCAAAAGAAGCAGGAGTTAAATCTGTTGTAATTAGAACTCCTGTAACTTGTAAAGCAGAAAAAGGCGTATGTGCTAAGTGTTATGGACTAAACTTAGGAGAGGCTAGAATCTCTAAAGTTGGAGAGGCAGTTGGGGTTGTAGCTGCACAATCTATTGGTGAGCCTGGAACACAGCTAACGCTTAGAACATTCCACGTTGGTGGAACGGCAAGCAGAAGCCAAGAAGAAAGACAAGTAGTAACAAACAAAGAAGGATTCATTAGATACTACAATGTAAAAACCTACAAAAATAGAGAAGGTAAAACAATAGTATCAAATCGTAGAAATGCAGCTATACTGCTTGTAGAGCCTAAGATTAAAGCACCATTTGAAGGTGAGCTTAAAGTCGATGTGATATACGATGAAGTAATAGTCTCTGTAATAGGTAAAAAGCAAACTGCAAAATATGTCCTAAGAAAGAGCGATGTAGCAAAGCCTAATGAGTTAGCAGGTGTAACTGGTAATATAGAAGGCAAATACTATATACCTTATGCAAGTGGGCATTATGTAAGAGATGAGGGAAGTATTGTGGATATTATTAAAGATAGCTGGAATATACCACATAGAATCTCTTATGCAAGTGAGCTGAAAGTAAATGATAACGATCCTATAGTTCAAAAAATATATGCAAAAGCTGATGGCGTTGTTAAGTATTACTATTTGCATGGTGATCATTTAGAAAGATATCATGATGTAAAAGAGGGGGCGAAAGTTAATGAAAAAGGGTTGTTTGCAGTAATAGCAGATGAATATGATCAAGAAGCAACAAGGCATTATATAGCTAGAGATTCTATTATAGAGCTTGGCGATAATAGCAAGGTATCAAGGGATGCACTAATTGCTAGACCAGAGGTAGATGAGCATGTTGTAATTGCTGATTGGGATCCTTACTCAAATCCTATCATAGCTGAAGAGAAAGGAACTATCAAGTTTGAGGATATTATACCGGGAATTACAGTATCTGAACAGACAGACGAGCTAACAGGACAAACTAGACTTGTGGTTAATGAGTATATAGCAAGTGCGTATAAGCCAACTTTAGTATTATCAACAGGTAATGGAGGGCTAATAAGATATGCATTGGAGCCAAAAACAGCCATATTTATAAATGATGGTGCTAAAGTTGAGATGGCAGATATCTTGGCAAAAACTCCTAAAGCACTTGTAAAATCTAAGGATATCACAGGTGGTCTTCCTAGGGTTTCAGAACTATTCGAAGCTAGAAAGCCAAAAGATCCTGCTGTGCTAGCTGAAATAGATGGTGTTGTGAATTTTGGTAAGCCAATACGCGGAAAAGAGAGACTTGTAATTACAGCAAGCGATGGTAGAAGCGTTGAGTATATGATAGATAAGTCAAAGCAAATTTTGGTACATGAAGGCGAGTTTATACATGCTGGAGAGGCTCTAACTGATGGCGTGGTAGCTAGTCAAGATATACTAAGAATCGGTGGAGAGAAGGAGCTTTATAAATATATTGTAAGTGAAGTTCAACAAGTGTATAGAAGACAAGGGGTTAGTATTGCAGATAAGCATATAGAAATAATCGTATCGCAAATGCTAAGACAAGTAAGAATCTATGATAGTGGCAATACAAAATTCATAGAGGGTGATTTAGTTAGCAAGAGACATTTTAGAGAAGAAAATGCAAGAATTATCAAAATGGGCGGAATCCCTGCTATCGCAGAGCCTGTGTTGCTAGGTATCACGCGTGCTGCTATTGGAAGTGATTCTGTTATTTCTGCGGCTTCTTTCCAAGAGACAACAAAAGTCCTAACTGAAGCAAGTATTGCAGCTAAGACAGATTGCTTAGAGGATTTAAAAGAAAATATAGTGCTAGGCCGTATGATACCGGTAGGAACTGGAATCTACAAGGATCAGAAGATAAAAATCAAGGAGAATTAA
- the rpsL gene encoding 30S ribosomal protein S12, with translation MPTINQLIRKERKKVIKKSKSPALVVCPQRRGVCTRVYTTTPKKPNSALRKVAKVRLTSGFEVISYIPGEGHNLQEHSIVLIRGGRVKDLPGVKYHIIRGALDTAGVAKRTVSRSKYGAKRAKSDSK, from the coding sequence GTGCCAACGATTAATCAATTAATTAGAAAAGAAAGAAAAAAGGTTATAAAGAAGTCAAAATCTCCTGCTTTGGTGGTTTGCCCTCAAAGAAGAGGTGTTTGCACTCGTGTTTATACTACAACACCTAAAAAGCCAAACTCTGCTTTAAGAAAAGTAGCTAAAGTTAGACTAACAAGTGGCTTTGAGGTGATTAGCTATATTCCCGGTGAGGGACATAATTTGCAAGAACACTCGATAGTTCTAATTCGTGGTGGTAGGGTAAAAGATTTACCGGGTGTTAAGTATCACATTATTCGTGGTGCGTTGGATACTGCTGGTGTTGCTAAAAGAACAGTATCTCGTAGTAAGTATGGTGCAAAGCGTGCTAAGAGTGATTCAAAATAG